The following coding sequences lie in one Cygnus olor isolate bCygOlo1 chromosome 8, bCygOlo1.pri.v2, whole genome shotgun sequence genomic window:
- the LOC121073924 gene encoding fucose-1-phosphate guanylyltransferase isoform X1, giving the protein MPAVGERSAARREATGRRLARFAALRGRAVRPGEFWDLVAITAADGEQELAYRRQLSAKLAGGELPLGVRYHVFVDPPGPKIGNGGSTLHVLQCLENLYGDKWTSFIVLLIHSGGYSQRLPNASALGKIFTALPFGDPVYQMLELKLAMYIDFPSHMKPGILITCSDDIELYSTGVAETITFDKPGFTALAHPSDLTVGTTHGVFVLDPSSFSGKGGLEYTSCHHFLHKPDVETMRQCGAVCVRGNCSQPCSSGDHSDSEMDSECVYTDSIFYMDHSIAKQLLIFYKQMNTLCCEIDAYGDFLQALGPGATQDYTKNTSNVTKEESQLVEVRQKLYSVLKGTPLNVIVLNNSKFYHIGTTREYLFHFTSDSKLKFELDLLSEAFSIFSDKAETLDRSASVIQSILEPGCFIGPGSVIEYSRIGPEVLVGKNCIISGSYVNLRVDIPSNCFLCSLSIKIDDQVKYASMVFSVEDDLKKSVKLLSDIYSLQFFGVSLLECLDLWGVQVSNQLFSSDNTQFGLWTARIFPVCSSLSESVRMSLNMLNSVQHKSAFKLHGFKLLSVEEMLSYKDVEDMLKFRNQIYDEICLQRQKEKSDL; this is encoded by the exons ATGCCGGCGGTGGGCGAGCggagcgcggcgcggcgggAGGCCACGGGGCGGCGGCTGGCGCGGTTCGCCGCGCTCCGAG GCAGAGCCGTGCGCCCCGGAGAGTTCTGGGACCTCGTCGCGATCACCGCAGCCGAcggagagcaggagctggcgTACCGGCGGCAGCTGTCCGCAAagctggcaggaggggagctTCCTCTGGGCGTGCGGTACCACGTCTTTGTGGATCCACCGGGACCCAAAATCG gaAATGGTGGATCAACACTTCATGTTCTCCAGTGCTTAGAGAATCTCTATGGTGATAAATGGACTTCTTTTATTGTGCTGCTAATTCATTCTG gtggttATAGTCAACGTTTACCAAATGCAAGTGCACTGGGGAAGATTTTCACAGCTTTGCCTTTTGGTGATCCTGTTTACCAGATGTTGGAGCTTAAGCTTGCTATGTACATTGATTTCCCCAGTCACATGAAACCAGGAATTCTCATTACTTGTTCAGATGACATAGAACTTTACAGCACTGGAGTTGCAGAAACAATCACATTCGATAAACCTGGATTTACTGCTTTAGCTCACCCTTCAGATTTGACAGTTGGGACCACTCATGGAGTGTTTGTTTTAGATCCATccagtttttcaggaaaaggagGACTTGAATACACATCTTGCCATCATTTCCTACACAAGCCTGATGTTGAGACAATGCGCCAGTGTGGTGCAGTATGTGTGAGAGGGAATTGTTCTCAGCCATGTTCCTCTGGAGACCACAGTGACTCAGAAATGGACTCAGAGTGTGTGTATACAGACAGTATATTTTACATGGATCATAGCATTGCAAAACAATTATTGATATTTTATAAGCAGATGAATACTCTTTGCTGTGAAATAGATGCATATGGTGACTTCCTTCAGGCCCTGGGACCTGGAGCCACTCAAGATTacacaaaaaatacaagtaatGTCACAAAAGAGGAATCGCAGTTAGTAGAAGTACGGCAGAAGCTATATTCTGTTCTGAAAGGAACTCCACTTAATGTTATAGTCTTAAACAACTCTAAGTTTTATCACATTGGAACTACTCGGGAGTacttgtttcattttacatCTGATAGCAAACTGAAATTTGAGCTTGATTTACTGTCTGAGGCTTTTAGCATCTTTTCAGACAAAGCTGAGACCTTGGATAGATCAGCAAGTGTCATTCAAAGCATACTTGAGCCTGGGTGTTTTATAGGACCTGGATCCGTTATTGAATACTCTAGAATTGGACCTGAAGTCTTAGTAGGGAAGAACTGCATTATTAGTGGATCCTACGTAAATTTGAGAGTAGACATACCTTCAAACTGTTTCCTGTGTTCATTGAGTATAAAAATTGATGATCAAGTAAAGTATGCAAGTATGGTATTTAGTGTAGAAGATGACTTGAAAAAGAGTGTGAAATTGCTTTCAGATATATATTCACTACAATTTTTTGGGGTCAGCTTACTAGAATGCTTGGACCTCTGGGGTGTACAGGTTTCAAACCAGCTCTTCTCCAGTGATAATACCCAGTTTGGGTTGTGGACTGCTaggatttttcctgtttgttctaGTTTAAGTGAATCAGTTCGAATGTCATTAAACATGTTAAATTCTGTGCAGCACAAGTCGGCTTTTAAATTGCATGGCTTTAAGCTCCTGTCTGTTGAAGAAATGCTGTCCTACAAAGATGTGGAAGATATGTTGAAATTTAGGAATCAAATTTATGATGAAATCTGtctacaaagacaaaaagagaaatctgaTTTGTAG